CGCGCTGCTCTCGAGCGCCTGGGTGGTGCCTGCCTTGATCGGCCCCGCCGCGGCCAGCGTGATCGCCGAGGTTGCGTCGTGGCGGCTGGTCTTTCTGGGCCTCGCTCCGCCGCTCGCGCTGGTCGCGGCGCTGGCCCTGCCGGCCCTGCGGCGTCTGCAGGCTGCCGGAACGCCGCTGGATACCGCGCGTGTCCGCTTTGCCCTGATGGCCGCCCTGGGCGTGTCACTGGCCCTGGCCGCCCTGCAACAGCGGGCGTGGGGGTGGGCGGCGCTGCTGGGAGTGACCGGGCTGCTGCTGGCCGGACCGGCCCTGCGGGCGCTGTTTCCCGCGTTTCCCTGGCGCTCGAGAGCAGCCGGGGCCCCCCTGGCCGCCGGGTTCGCGACGCGTTTCGTGTTGACCTTCTCGTTTTTCGGCGCAGAAGCTTTCGTGCCGCTGGGTCTGAGCGAGTTGCTGGGTTTCAGTGCTTTGCAGGCCGGATCGGTGTTGACCGTGAGCGCGCTGGTGTGGTCGGCCACCTCGTTCGCGCACTCGCGTTTCGACGAGCGCACCGCCGGACGCTGGCGGCACCGCGCCGCGCGCCTGGGCGTGAGCATTGTGGCGCTGTCCCTGGGGGGCATGGCGCTCGCCTTGCTGTTGCCCGGCACACCTGCCTGGAGTGCCCCGGCCTTCTGGGCGCTGGGCGGTCTGGGCATGGGGCTGGGGTTTCAGTCTCACACGCTCGTCGTGTTTCACCACGCACCAGGCGGCCAGGAAGGTCAGGTTTCCGGTACGCTGCAGATGGCCGATGTGCTGGGCGCGGCCATCGGAGCAGGCATTGGAGGCGCGTTGCTGGCGGCTCAGGGTGTCAGCACCGGGGTGGGCATCCTCTTTGCCTTGACGGTGCTGGTGGCGCTGCTGGGGCAGCTCACGACAGCACGCTTACGCCCCCGGTCACTTTCGCCGGGGGCGTCACTGGAAGAGTGTCAGGATCAGCGAGGCTGAATCGTGGCCAGCGCATTCTCCTGAACGGGAGGGCGGAAGGCGTATCCCATACCGCGCACGGTGCGGATCACATCCTGAGCGCCGGCGCCGCGCAGCTTGCCACGCAAGGATTCCAGGCAGGCGTCGAGGTTGGCCTTCTGGTCCACCTGACCTTCCCACAAGGTCTCCAGGAGTTGCTCGGGCGTGAAGATTCGTCCGGGCTGACGCACGAGCAGCGTCAGCAGATCGAATTCCCTGTCTTCCAACGCCAGATTCTGCCCGGCGTAGGTGGCCTGACGCGCCGGAAGCGTCACGCAGAGCTCCCCGATTGCCAGCAGGTCGTTGATGTTGGCCTGGTGGAGCTGGGCGTTGACCCGGGCAATCAGGTCGGCAGTGTTGAAGGGCTTGGTGATGTAGTCGTTGGCCCCGAAGCCGAACAGCTCGACTTTGCGCTCGATGGCGTCGAGGGCCGTCAGGATGATGATGGGCACGTTGGTCGAACGGCGCAGCTGACGCGCCACTTCCGCTCCGTCGAAGTCGGGCAGGCCCAGATCGAGAATCACCAGATCCGGATTGAGTTCACGGGCCTGCGACAGGCCGCCCGCACCGGTATCGGCGGTGTGGGCGATGAAGCCGGCATTTTCGAGTTCGTGCTGCACGACGTGCATCACGTCCGGATTGTCTTCGATGACAAGAATCGAGTAGGTCATGTGCATCTCACAGTCTTTCCCGTACCGTTGGGACGGTACACAGGATGGGGGATCAGATTCATTATCCTCACAGATAAGAACTCCATGAGTGAAGCCAGTGCAAAGGCATCCTTTAGCTTTGTGTGCCGTGCCCGCAGCAACAAAAACGCCGGAAAATTCCGGCGTTGGCAGGACCGAGCCCTCAGTCCAACCTGGCTTTCTGAGGCTCGGGCAGACGGTAAGCCAGCCAGACGCTGGGCAGCAGCAGCGAGATGCTCACGAGCGTAGCGACAGTCGGCGTGGTCGCGTCGGCGAGCAATCCCACCAGAAACAGCAGCAGGCCCGCGAATCCCCAGGAAAATCCCATCATGATCGAACTGGCCACGGCCACGTGCTTGGGCGCGTATTCCTGCGCGGTGACCACCCCCACCGGAATCGAGGCGTTGATAAAAGCGCCCACCAGGAACATCAAAGGGTAGTACCAGAGCTGGGCGGGCTCGGAGAGCACCAGCAGCACGAACAGCGGCACGGTGCCCAGAATGCTGGAGCGCAGCACGAGCGTACGTCCACGCCGGTCCGAGATGCGCCCGCCGACAATGCCGCCCAACGCGCTCGCCACGCTGTACACACCCAAGGCCAGCGCGGTGGCGCCGTAACTGTAGCCTTTGGCGCTCAGGATAAAGGGCAGCATTACCCCGAAACCTGAGGAGGCCAGCGAGCGCAACACGGCCATGCCCCACAAGGTGACCATCGGTCCCCGGAAAATCGTCAGGTACTCGCGCACGCCGGGTCGCTGGGTGCTGGCGCGCTCGGCGGGCGTGACCAGATAGATCGCAAAGGCCACCACCAGTCCGATCGGCGCGAACACCGGCAGGTTGTGCAACCCCACCCCGGCGAAGATTGGTCCCAGCGCCATCCCGGCCGTTCCTCCCGCACTGAACAGGCTCGCCCACAAGCCACGCTGATCGACCGGGCTGTAGCGCGCCACGAACGCGGCGCCCGCCGGGTGAAACAGACCGCTGCCCAGACCGGCCACGGCCACCAGCAGCACCAGCAGCCCGAAGGCGGGCGCATAACCCATCAAGCTCAGGCCGATGCCAGTTGCTGCCGGGCCCAGCGCCGCCATCAGGCGCCGGTCGAAGCGTTCACCCAGAATGCCTAGAAACGGCTGGAGCACGCTGGAGGTGAACGAGAAGACCGCGATCAGGAGCGTGATCGCGGCAATCGAGGTCCCGAACTGCATCCGCAGCGCCGGCCCGAGCGGAGACAGCATGGCCGAGTAAGCGTCGTTGATGAAGTGTCCCGCCGTGACGGCGACGGCGACGGCAGCTCCGGTGGAAACGCTGGTGGCGACGCGCATGCGGCACGCTACCACGCACCCCGAGGTCACAAGGTGCGCCGGGTGGTAAGCAAATTGGCTGAGCGCCGACGTCTACAGGTGGCCGCTCAGCCCCTCGATCTCAGCCGCGGGCCGCGGCGGCGAGAACAGGTAGCCCTGACCGACGGTGACCCCGAACTCACGCAGGCGCCGGAGTTGCGCCTCGGTTTCGATACCTTCGGCCACCACGCCCAGGTGCAAGGTGCGCGCTACCGCCAGCACCGCCTGAATGAGCACCTCGGTGTACTGACAGGCCTCGCCCGGCTGTTCCAGGTCGCGGACGAACGAGCGGTCGATCTTGAGCGTCTGAATGGGCAGATCGCGCAGTTGCGACAGGCTGGAGTAACCGGTGCCGAAATCGTCGAGGGCCGTGCGCACACCGGCAGCTTTCAGTTCGTGCAGCGCCTGACGCACTCCGGTCGGATCGGCCAGCAGGGCACCCTCGGTCAGTTCCAGCTCCAGCGCGCCGTGTGGGATGCCGTGCGCACGCACCGTTTCGAGCACTTTCCCGACAAACCCCGGCTGCGCGAACTGCAGCGGGGCAACGTTCACGCAGACACCCACCCGCAGGCCCGCCTCCTGCCAGCGGCGCACCTGCGCGCAGGCTTCGTGCAGGACCCAATCGCCCAGCGGCACGATCAGACCGCTCACCTCGGCGAGCGGAATAAAGGTCGCGGGTGAAATTGGGCCGTGCAGCGGGTGTGTCCAGCGCAACAGCGCCTCGACCTTGACGGTCGTGCGGGTCTGCAAGTCCAAGAGCGGCTGGTAGGCCAGCGAGAACTGTCCTTCCCTGAGTGCCGCCGTGAGGTCACGCGTCAGGGTCCGCCCGATCTCCTGCTCGACATTGGACGGCTCGAAGACCCGCAAGCCGTTGCGGCCACGACGCTTGACGTGGTACATCGCGCTGTCCGCGTGACGAAGCAGCTCCGAGGCGTTCTCGCCGTGCTGCGGAAAGTGGCTGATGCCCGCACTGGCCGTCAGGTAGACCACCTGACCCTCGATCAGCAGCGGACGCCTGAGCGTTTCCAGAAAACAGTCCACGCGCTCGCAGGCTTGCTCCTCTCGCTCGGGAAGCACCACCACGAACTCGTCTCCGCTGATGCGCGCGACCACCTCATCGGGCCTGCGGCACGTCATGAAGCGCAAAGCGGCTTCCTGCAGGGCCTCATCGCCCGCCGCGTGCCCGAGGGTGTCGTTGATCAGCTTGAAGCCGTCGAGGTCGAGGTACACCACGCTGAATTTGCGTGCCTTCTCCGGCGCGCCGATCAGCTGCTGCAGGTGCGCTTCGAGAAACCGGCGGTTGGGCAAGCCGGTCAGGGCGTCGGCGTTCAGCAGGGCTTCGACGGCCTCGGTGTGCGCCACGGCCCGGGCGTGCTCTTCGGTGGACTGGTGCGAACCGCGCGCCAGCACGAAAAACACCAGGCAAGCGAGGTTCAGCTGCACCAGCACGTTGAGCAGCTCGGCGCTGAGCCGTGACCCGTCCAGAGCGCCCGCCACGACCACGCACACCAGCGACGTGACCACGAGCGCCACCAGAAAGGCGAAGCTGACACGGCGTGCCAGGCGTGCCGAAGGCAGAAAGAACGACAGCACGAACACCCCGGCCGTCCAGAGAAAAGACTGGCTGAACCCGAACGCCAGCGCTTCACCCTGCGGCGCGAACAACACCAGGAAGACCAGTTTGGCCAGAAAAAAGCCGCTGGCAGACAACAGCACGGCCGCCGTGACCACGGTCTTGGCGTGCCGTCTGGCCAGCAGCAACAGCTCGAGCGCCACGATTCCCGCGAACATCAGCGGATAGGCGAAGGCGTCGAAAGCAGCGAGGCGACCGCTCGACATCCCCAGCAGCCATGCGGTCAGGAACGCCAGCGCGATGATGGGCAGCACGAAGAGCAGCAGGCGACCCGACAGCCCGAACTGGACCGGGTGGGACGCCGCGAGTGTGGTCGGCAGTGTCAGCGTGTTCTTCACGAAATCCCCTGAGCGTTGTATCGCGAGCAGTCGGACAGCCCTCTTTCCGGTTGCTTGCCCTTCTTGCTGTACGGGCAGCCGGGTCAAAGGGTCACCGGCGCCTCAGTGCGGTCGACGAGGCCAGTGCTGTCCTCGACAACCAGAACTGCACGGTCGCGTCCTTGCGCCTTGGCGTGATACAGGGCGCGATCGGCGCGCTCGAGCAGCACCTCCAGGGTTTCTCCGGGCTGCTGAAAGGTCAGGCCCAGGGACACCGTGACAGGCGGCCCCGGATAGCCCTCGATCTGCAGCGCCTGCAAAGCCACCCGCAGGCGCTCTGCGGCGGCGAGCGCTCCCGTGGGGGCGCCTTGACCGAGGATGATCAAAAATTCCTCTCCACCGTAACGGCCCACGAATTCGTCCTGGCGCAACGTGCTTTGCAGCGTCTCGGACACCCGGCACAGCACCGCGTCGCCCACATGATGCCCGTAAGTGTCATTTACACGCTTGAAGTGATCGATGTCCAGCAAGCCGACACACAGGCCGCCGCCCTCGTCGAGGCGGCGCAGGGCGCGGGACTTCTCCTGGGCAAGGCGCTCCAGGGCCGAGCGGCGGTTGGGCAGGCGGGTCAGGGGATCCCGCGTGGCGAGCTCGCGCAGTTCCTCCATGGCCTGCTCCAGGCGGACGTTCGTCTCCTCGAGGCGTGCGTTGCGCTCGCGCAGCTTCTTGCGCAGGCCGGCGAGGTAACTTCCCACATACACCGTCAGCAGCAGCACCACCGCGAAGGCCAGGGCCGAAACGCCCTCGATGCGCAGATCGACCCGCTCGGGTGCCCAGAGAAAGAGCGACGCGACCAGGGCCAGATAACAGGCGAACACGCAGCCACCCACCAGCAGCATCCGTCGGAAGCTCAGTGCGAACACGCCGAAGAGGGTGCCGACCACCCCCATCAGCAAAAAGGGCACCCGGGCCTGCGGTTCGTTCATGAAAAACATCACGTAGGCCGCCGGCCACATGGTCACGATGACCTGCACCGACGTCATGCTGGGATCTCTGAACCGCAGATTCCGGTTGCTGACGATCAAGCCGACAAACAGCGAGTACAGCGCCATTATGACCAGGATGTAGTGCAGCGTGTAGATCCAGTCGAGCATGCCGGTCGCGGAACAGGCCAGCACGATCAGAACGCCGCCACAGTGGGTGGCAATGCCCAGCCCAGTGCGCTTCAGCCGCAACTTCTGGGCCCGGGCAACGCTTGAAAGCACCTGACCCGAAGGGGCCTGCTGCGTGCTCACCTCTGACCCTTCACGTCCGGGGGCAACGGTCACGGCGCGGCCCATTCCACTGCCCGGACACGCCTGATGTCCTGCCGGGCTGGGGCAACCGGACAGCAACGAAATTCAGGTCGCGCGCACACGAAGACATCCTAGAAAACCCACTCTCACGGATTTCTTACGCCCCTCGGCCTCGCTTCCGACAAATCCTCATGATGTCGGGGCGTCCGGTGACCCCGGCCAGCAAGGCCTCAGCGAGGCGGGCTTTCGTACTCGCGCAGGGCGCGCTCCTCGGCGGGGATGCGCACGCCCAGCAGCAGGGCCGCGTTGAGCAGGCTGAACACCACCGCCGTCCGGAGTGCGCCGACGCTCAGAGGAGCGCTCAGCAGTTCCAGCGCCACCGCCAGGTAGTTGGGGTGCTTCACGAAACGAAACGGCCCCCGGCGCACGCGCGCAGCCCCCGGCACGATCAGGATGCGGGTATTCCACAAACGTCCCAGGGTATGCATCACCCAGTAGCGCACACCCTGCGAGGCCAGCCACAGCACCAGCCACGGCCAGGCCACGCGCCCTCGGGAATGACGACCCTCCAGCAGCAGCGACCCCAGCCACGCGCCGTGCAGCAGAAAAAAAAGCGGGTAGTGGGCACGACCGTACTCGCGCGCACCCTGCGCGCGCGCCCAGCGTTCGCCCGCGCGCGCGCGGCGCAATTCCAGCAGACGCTGCAGCATGATCGTCAGGACCAGCCAGCGTGACAAGCTTCGGGCACGCACCTCAGAACTCCAGCAGCACGTGTTCGGCGCTGAAGCCGGGACCCATGGCGCTCAGCAGCCCTTTGCCACGCGGTCCACCGCGCAAGGCGCGTTCCAGCACGAACAGCACGGTCGGGGCGCTCATATTGCCATACTGCCGCAGCACGGTACGGGACGCGTCGAGCGCCCCGGCTGGCAGGGCGAGCGCTTCCTCGTAGGAGGACAGTACCTTGACACCCCCGGGATGCACCACGAAATGCCGCAGCTGATCGCGGCTCCAGCCGTGCCCCTTCAAAGCTTCGTGCACGTTGGTCGCCATCAATGAGCGCACCAGCGCCGGAATGTCACGCGAAAAGCGCACCTGCAGGCCTGCGTCCACCACGTCCCAGCCCATGATGTCGGCACTGTCCTCGATCAGGGTGCTGCGGGCGCCGTGCAGATGTGCGAGGGGATCGCCGTTGGCTCGCGCGTCCGGTGAACCCAGCACCAGGGCGGCGGCGCCATCGGCGAAGAGGGACGTGCCGACGAAGTTGGACTTGCTTTCGTCCCCCCGCACGAAGGTCAAGGAACACAATTCCACGGTGACCAGCAGCACGCGCTGAAATCCGGCGCGCACGAGGTCTGCCCCGCGTGCCAGACCCGCCGCTCCGCCCGCGCAGCCCAGGCCCCACAGCGGCAGCCGCACCGCGTGCGGATTGACGCCCAGGCGTGACATCAGAAAAGTCTCCAGGCTCGGGGTACTGACGCCAGTGCTCGTGACGAACACCACCGCATCCACGTCACGGGCCCGCACGCCTGCCGCGTCCAGCGCGCCCCGCGCGGCCTGCTCACTCAGGCGCAGGGCTTCGCGGGTGTACACGGCGTTCTTCTCGGCCCAACCGTGCTCCTGCTCGTACCAGGAGAGCGGCATGGCCAGAAAGCGCGCGTCGATCTGCGTGTTCGCAAAGACGTCCATCAACTGCCGGAAGGCCGACAGGCGCGGAAACGTTCGCCGGGCGACCTCACGAATCTCGTCTTGCGTTGCCCGGTGCGCCGGGGTGGCAGTGAAGAGGCCACGCAGCGCCACCGGCCGGGTGACCTGCGGGCCTGCTTCCCGAAAGCGGACGCTCGTTGCGTCCACTTGCTCTGTCAGCAGGTCGGCCGTCAAGCGACGCATCCCTCTCCTTTTTTCCGGGGTCCGCACCGCTCGGTGGCGTTCGTCATACCAGCCATTCTCACGGGCGAACGCCCGGGGCAATGTGCCAAAAAGCGCAACCCGGGCGTGAGCGTGTACGGTGCCGCTAGGCGGTCAGTTCGTTGAGGGCCGTGAAGTCCTCGTCACCGAGCGACAGGCTGGCCGCCGCGGTGTTTTCCTCCAGGTGCCTCACTTTGCCCGTGCCGGGAATTGGCAGCATTACCGGCGAGCGCCGCAGTAGCCACGCCAGCGCCACCTGCGCGGGCGCGGCTCCCAGCTTTTTGGCAATCCGGTCAAGCGCACTGCCCTCGCGCGCCAGCTCACCGGTGGCCAGCGGAAACCAGGGAATAAAGCCGATGCCGTGCTGCTCGCAGTAGTTCAACACGTCCTCGCTTTGCCGGTTGGTGAGGTTGTAGAGGTTCTGCACGGTGGTGATCTCGACGACCTGACGGGCTGCCTCGATCTCCGGCACCTTGACTTCCGACAGTCCCAGGAAGCGCACCTTGCCTTCCTGCTGAAATTCCTTCATGGCGCCGAACTGCTCGTCGGCGGGAACCTGGGGATCGATGCGGTGAAGCTGCCACAAGTCGATGCACTCCACCTTCAGCCGCCGCAAGCTCAGCTCGAGCTGCTGGCGCAGGTACTCAGGCCGTCCCACCGGGTGCCACTGGTCGGGCCCGGTGCGCGTCAGGCCACCCTTGGTGGCGATCACGAAACCCTTCGGATAAGGATGCAGGACCTCGCGAATCAGTTCCTCGCTCGTGCCGGGGCCATAACTGTCGGCAGTGTCCACGAAGTTGATGCCCAGTTCGGGCAGGCGTGCGAGCACACGGCGCGCTTCCTGCGGGTCCTCGCTTTCACCCCAGATGCCCTTGCCGGTCACGCGCATCGCGCCGAAACCCAGGCGTACGACTTCCAGTTCTCCACCGATCTTGAACGTTCCGCTTTGTGCTGCGTTGATGGTTTGCGTCATGCTGTCCTCCACGGGGTATTGTCTGCCCCACCGGACACCTCAACTGTGGCAGCGAGCCGAATGAGCGCCGCGACTGCAAAGTCTTGACGCCGCTTTGGTGTTACTCGGCTTCGGGGACGCTGCAGTCCTCGCGAAACACGAACTGCGACAGCCGCTTGCGGTGACGGCTCGACCAGTCGATGGAGGGGCGCAGCGCGTCGTCGGGCAGGTAGCCCAGGCGGTAGACTGCCATCAGCTCCAGTTCGGGCGGTACCTTGAGCAGCGCGGCGATTTCGGCCCACGCTTCAGGAATTTCCATCGGCGTGCTGACGAACTGAATGCCCATTCCCAGTTCCCCGACGGTCAGCCAGATGTTCTCCATTGCCGCGCCCAGTCCGAACTGACTGTAAAAGGCGCTCAACTGACCCGGGCGGTATTCGTTTTTGTCGAGCAGGACAGCCAGCAACAGCGGGCTTGTGGCGACCAGCTTCTGGTTGTCACGCCCCAGCCGGGCAGGAACACCGAGACCTCGCATGACGCTCAGGCCCGCGTCGCTGAAGACCTGTCGCGTAAAGGGCCGCAGCGGTCCGGGCAGCTGGTCGATGAAAATCCCGTCGCGCCGCGCTTCCATCTCGGCTTCACTGAAGCGGAAGTACTGGCGGTAACGCTCGAAGAACACGCCGCGTTCGATCAGCTGCTGCATACTGCGCCCGGCAAGGTGGGCGATACGCTCGATCTTTGCGCGCTCCTCGATCAGCACAAAGCGCCAGGGCTGGCTGTTGAAGTGGCTGGGCGCCGCTCCGGCAGCCCGCACCAGCAGGTGCTGATGCTCACGGCTCACGGCGTCCGCCTTGAAGGGACCGTTGGTGGTCTTGCGTGCAAAAATTGCGCGCAGCAGGGCGCCACGCTTTCCCTGGATCTCCGGGGGGTCGGGAGAGACGAGTTCGCTCATAGCAGCCTCCAGGCGGTCAATACGTACAGGGCGCCGATCAGGGTCGCGAGCAGCGCGTGATCGGCGCGCCCGGGATGGGTCCGGGGAACGAGCAAGAGCAGCGTGACCAGCAACAGCAACAACGTGCCGGAGTGCCCTTCTTTCCATGCCAGTGCCAGGGCCAGCACCGTGGACAGGCAGGTCAGCAGGTAAAGCGCATGATGAAGCGGACGCGGATGCCAGCGCGACCCGAACTGCAGGCTGACGCCCAACGCGAAGTTCAGCGCGAAGAGCAGCATGGCGCCGCCCAAGGCCAACGTCACGCCGTGCGCACGGTCAGGTCAGGCGGCGTGCGGTTCACCCCTTCAGCATACAGGCGCCACGAGACGCCCGGCCGGGGCAACGCGGCACCAGAGCGAACCGGGGCAACCGGGGATCGCGCGTCGCCCGCTCAGCGCTTCAAGTAGCGCCCGCCCGGGCACTCCGTCACCAGCTCCTGCAGGCACAGCATCATCACTGCTGTTTGCACTTCGGAAAGGGGGATTCCCAGCGTCGCGGCGAGATCGTCGAGCAAGGTCGGTCCGCTCAGGGCGCCGTACACGCGTGCCAGTTCGGGGGGCAGGGCAGGCGGGGGAGCGGGCGGGGCGCCGCTCCAGCCCAATTCGGTCAGGACGTCTCCGGCGTTCTCGCACAGGGCGGCCCCTTCACGCAGCAGCTGGTGGGGTCCGGCGGCCAGCGGATCACCCGGTCGCCCGGGCACGGCGAAGACGCTGCGTCCGCACTCCAGGGCGGCCACCGCGGTGATCAGGGCGCCGCTGCGCGCGCTTCCTTCCACCACCACGGAACCCGCGCTGAGGGCCGCGATGATCCGGTTGCGACCGGGAAAGTTGTGGGCGGCAGGCCGGGTGCCCAGCGGGTGCTCGCTGATGACGGTCATCCGTTCCGAAAGTTCCTTGTTCTCCTTCGGGTAAATGTTGTCCACCCCGCTGCCCAGCACCCCGACCGTGGGCACGCCCCCTTCGATGGCCGCCTGATGCGCGGCCGTGTCAATGCCGCGCGCCAGACCGGAAATGATCATCACCTCGGCGCGCGCGAGATCCAGCGTCAGGCGGCGCGTGAAGTTCAGCGCGAAGGGGCTCGCGCTGCGCGTTCCCACGATGCCCACCGCACGCGGCACGACGCCCAGCGGCGGCAGCTTCCCTTTGACCCACAGCACGGCCGGCGGATCGGTGAGGGCTTCCAGCGCCGCCGGATACCCTTCCAGGCCACGACCCAGCAGGGAAACACCCGCGAGCCGGGCACGCTGAAGTTCCAGGCAGGCTCGCTCGCAGGCAGACGCCGAACCGACCTCTTTGACGCTTCGCGCGTCGAGACCGGGCACCTGACGCAACTCTTCCTTGCGGGCGCTCAGCGCCGCACCCGCCGAACCGAAGTGGCGCCGCAGCGTCTCGATGCGGTGCGGGCCCAGATGCGGCGTGAAACGCAGCGCCAGCAGGGCAGTCAGCTCGTCAGGCGGCGCGCTCAAGAGGGTCACGAGGGACATTGTAGAAGTGCCCGAGCGCGTTCCCTGCTCAAATGAGGCGTTCAGGGCCGCCAGTCGAATACGGCGATATTCGGGTAGCCTAGGGCGCGCAGCGTGGCCTGCTGCTGCGCCAGGCTGGGGTAGTTCGGGCCGATCTGCACGCCCGGCCACAGCTGCTCGCCTTTGGGAAAAGGCAGCAACGCGAAGGGCAGAAACGAGGCGAAGTTGGTGGGCAGGTACAGCATCGGCATGGCGACCTGAAGGCCGCGCCACGAGCGCCAGTCCTGCAGGGGGTCCTGCCCACCGTATACGGCGGCGCTGACCAGACCCTGTCCACCCGCGTCGCGGAAAGCGCCGATCAGCCGGTTGGCCAGGTTCGTCACGGCGTCACGCCGCAAGGCCATCCAGGTCTCCCATTCGGGGGTGGGGCCGTCACCGTTCTGCTGGGCGATGGTGCGCGCGTCTCGCCCGGTGCGGCGCTGGAATTCCTGCAGTTGCGTCGGAGTGTACCCGAAGTCGCTTTCGCGAGGATAGCGCAGGTAATCGAGGTGCAGCCCGGCGCCCGGGTGGCGCGTCGCCACCTCACGCACGAGGCGTTCCAGCACTTCA
The Deinococcus peraridilitoris DSM 19664 genome window above contains:
- a CDS encoding MFS transporter; amino-acid sequence: MHSPSASGVFGPGLRPLTFGLLLCVLLIAFESLAVATILPTLARELSGLALYGWSFSAFFMGYLLSTVVLGGVADRDGPSRPFLLALTVFGAGLLLSGLAPSMEMFITGRALQGLGGGGLVAIAYLVINRAYPDALRARMLALLSSAWVVPALIGPAAASVIAEVASWRLVFLGLAPPLALVAALALPALRRLQAAGTPLDTARVRFALMAALGVSLALAALQQRAWGWAALLGVTGLLLAGPALRALFPAFPWRSRAAGAPLAAGFATRFVLTFSFFGAEAFVPLGLSELLGFSALQAGSVLTVSALVWSATSFAHSRFDERTAGRWRHRAARLGVSIVALSLGGMALALLLPGTPAWSAPAFWALGGLGMGLGFQSHTLVVFHHAPGGQEGQVSGTLQMADVLGAAIGAGIGGALLAAQGVSTGVGILFALTVLVALLGQLTTARLRPRSLSPGASLEECQDQRG
- a CDS encoding response regulator transcription factor gives rise to the protein MTYSILVIEDNPDVMHVVQHELENAGFIAHTADTGAGGLSQARELNPDLVILDLGLPDFDGAEVARQLRRSTNVPIIILTALDAIERKVELFGFGANDYITKPFNTADLIARVNAQLHQANINDLLAIGELCVTLPARQATYAGQNLALEDREFDLLTLLVRQPGRIFTPEQLLETLWEGQVDQKANLDACLESLRGKLRGAGAQDVIRTVRGMGYAFRPPVQENALATIQPR
- a CDS encoding MFS transporter gives rise to the protein MRVATSVSTGAAVAVAVTAGHFINDAYSAMLSPLGPALRMQFGTSIAAITLLIAVFSFTSSVLQPFLGILGERFDRRLMAALGPAATGIGLSLMGYAPAFGLLVLLVAVAGLGSGLFHPAGAAFVARYSPVDQRGLWASLFSAGGTAGMALGPIFAGVGLHNLPVFAPIGLVVAFAIYLVTPAERASTQRPGVREYLTIFRGPMVTLWGMAVLRSLASSGFGVMLPFILSAKGYSYGATALALGVYSVASALGGIVGGRISDRRGRTLVLRSSILGTVPLFVLLVLSEPAQLWYYPLMFLVGAFINASIPVGVVTAQEYAPKHVAVASSIMMGFSWGFAGLLLFLVGLLADATTPTVATLVSISLLLPSVWLAYRLPEPQKARLD
- a CDS encoding putative bifunctional diguanylate cyclase/phosphodiesterase, which encodes MKNTLTLPTTLAASHPVQFGLSGRLLLFVLPIIALAFLTAWLLGMSSGRLAAFDAFAYPLMFAGIVALELLLLARRHAKTVVTAAVLLSASGFFLAKLVFLVLFAPQGEALAFGFSQSFLWTAGVFVLSFFLPSARLARRVSFAFLVALVVTSLVCVVVAGALDGSRLSAELLNVLVQLNLACLVFFVLARGSHQSTEEHARAVAHTEAVEALLNADALTGLPNRRFLEAHLQQLIGAPEKARKFSVVYLDLDGFKLINDTLGHAAGDEALQEAALRFMTCRRPDEVVARISGDEFVVVLPEREEQACERVDCFLETLRRPLLIEGQVVYLTASAGISHFPQHGENASELLRHADSAMYHVKRRGRNGLRVFEPSNVEQEIGRTLTRDLTAALREGQFSLAYQPLLDLQTRTTVKVEALLRWTHPLHGPISPATFIPLAEVSGLIVPLGDWVLHEACAQVRRWQEAGLRVGVCVNVAPLQFAQPGFVGKVLETVRAHGIPHGALELELTEGALLADPTGVRQALHELKAAGVRTALDDFGTGYSSLSQLRDLPIQTLKIDRSFVRDLEQPGEACQYTEVLIQAVLAVARTLHLGVVAEGIETEAQLRRLREFGVTVGQGYLFSPPRPAAEIEGLSGHL
- a CDS encoding GGDEF domain-containing protein; translation: MSTQQAPSGQVLSSVARAQKLRLKRTGLGIATHCGGVLIVLACSATGMLDWIYTLHYILVIMALYSLFVGLIVSNRNLRFRDPSMTSVQVIVTMWPAAYVMFFMNEPQARVPFLLMGVVGTLFGVFALSFRRMLLVGGCVFACYLALVASLFLWAPERVDLRIEGVSALAFAVVLLLTVYVGSYLAGLRKKLRERNARLEETNVRLEQAMEELRELATRDPLTRLPNRRSALERLAQEKSRALRRLDEGGGLCVGLLDIDHFKRVNDTYGHHVGDAVLCRVSETLQSTLRQDEFVGRYGGEEFLIILGQGAPTGALAAAERLRVALQALQIEGYPGPPVTVSLGLTFQQPGETLEVLLERADRALYHAKAQGRDRAVLVVEDSTGLVDRTEAPVTL
- a CDS encoding isoprenylcysteine carboxyl methyltransferase family protein translates to MRARSLSRWLVLTIMLQRLLELRRARAGERWARAQGAREYGRAHYPLFFLLHGAWLGSLLLEGRHSRGRVAWPWLVLWLASQGVRYWVMHTLGRLWNTRILIVPGAARVRRGPFRFVKHPNYLAVALELLSAPLSVGALRTAVVFSLLNAALLLGVRIPAEERALREYESPPR
- a CDS encoding type III polyketide synthase gives rise to the protein MRRLTADLLTEQVDATSVRFREAGPQVTRPVALRGLFTATPAHRATQDEIREVARRTFPRLSAFRQLMDVFANTQIDARFLAMPLSWYEQEHGWAEKNAVYTREALRLSEQAARGALDAAGVRARDVDAVVFVTSTGVSTPSLETFLMSRLGVNPHAVRLPLWGLGCAGGAAGLARGADLVRAGFQRVLLVTVELCSLTFVRGDESKSNFVGTSLFADGAAALVLGSPDARANGDPLAHLHGARSTLIEDSADIMGWDVVDAGLQVRFSRDIPALVRSLMATNVHEALKGHGWSRDQLRHFVVHPGGVKVLSSYEEALALPAGALDASRTVLRQYGNMSAPTVLFVLERALRGGPRGKGLLSAMGPGFSAEHVLLEF
- a CDS encoding aldo/keto reductase, yielding MTQTINAAQSGTFKIGGELEVVRLGFGAMRVTGKGIWGESEDPQEARRVLARLPELGINFVDTADSYGPGTSEELIREVLHPYPKGFVIATKGGLTRTGPDQWHPVGRPEYLRQQLELSLRRLKVECIDLWQLHRIDPQVPADEQFGAMKEFQQEGKVRFLGLSEVKVPEIEAARQVVEITTVQNLYNLTNRQSEDVLNYCEQHGIGFIPWFPLATGELAREGSALDRIAKKLGAAPAQVALAWLLRRSPVMLPIPGTGKVRHLEENTAAASLSLGDEDFTALNELTA
- a CDS encoding nitroreductase family protein, yielding MSELVSPDPPEIQGKRGALLRAIFARKTTNGPFKADAVSREHQHLLVRAAGAAPSHFNSQPWRFVLIEERAKIERIAHLAGRSMQQLIERGVFFERYRQYFRFSEAEMEARRDGIFIDQLPGPLRPFTRQVFSDAGLSVMRGLGVPARLGRDNQKLVATSPLLLAVLLDKNEYRPGQLSAFYSQFGLGAAMENIWLTVGELGMGIQFVSTPMEIPEAWAEIAALLKVPPELELMAVYRLGYLPDDALRPSIDWSSRHRKRLSQFVFREDCSVPEAE